From Caulobacter segnis, a single genomic window includes:
- a CDS encoding type VI secretion IcmF C-terminal domain-containing protein, with translation MLQVFGLNGQFDSLVRDRLQPLLVTSGPVWRWRTEDPIAATFDPASAEQFQKAAQVRDLLTSGLPLKVEAAGFGGAVTAAEFSAAGTTYRFEPSTVGAKPVMWSISSLPEARLVLYSGGKEVRRFEAQGPWALFHLMDAAQKENAGPATLKATFGQGSQYFSLKVSLPSDKNPFGRGGLWSFRCPGKL, from the coding sequence ATGCTGCAGGTCTTCGGCCTGAACGGTCAGTTCGACAGCCTGGTGCGCGACCGCCTTCAGCCCCTGCTGGTCACGTCGGGACCCGTATGGCGTTGGCGGACCGAGGACCCGATCGCCGCCACCTTCGACCCGGCCAGCGCCGAGCAGTTCCAGAAGGCCGCGCAGGTTCGCGATCTCCTCACCTCGGGTTTGCCGCTCAAGGTCGAGGCGGCGGGCTTTGGCGGCGCCGTCACCGCCGCGGAGTTTTCGGCCGCCGGGACCACCTATCGTTTCGAGCCCAGCACCGTCGGGGCCAAGCCGGTGATGTGGTCGATCTCCAGCCTGCCAGAAGCGCGCCTCGTGCTCTATTCCGGCGGCAAGGAAGTGCGGCGCTTCGAAGCCCAGGGCCCCTGGGCCCTGTTCCACCTGATGGACGCGGCCCAGAAGGAAAATGCCGGCCCGGCGACGCTCAAGGCCACCTTTGGCCAGGGCTCGCAATACTTCTCGCTGAAGGTCAGTCTGCCGTCGGACAAGAACCCGTTCGGACGCGGCGGCCTGTGGTCATTCCGATGCCCCGGGAAGCTGTGA